The genomic stretch GGAAGAGGAGCACGTGCGCCGCCATCCCGATCGAGCACGACCTTTGCCCGTCGGGTTCTTGGGGCCGACGACGATGGGCCGCGTGCCGGCGTCGGGGTTGTCGACGGCGGCGTGTTCCGGCTGCAGCGGCCGCGAAGGAGCGCCTCCTGGGATGACGACGACGGGCGGCAGCTGGCTGGGATGTCGATGGCGAcgtgttccggcggcggcggagcaaaCGGCGagcccgcgctgccgccgccgccgacctctgCTAGCCCCGTGCTGCCGTGCTCACCACGTACCGCCGTCCCCGCCACCGACGCAGCGACCCCCCGACACCCCGGCCGCGCAAGCCCACGACGCCGGCGCCCACCGATGAGCGCCGCATGCCCCTGTCCCTGACGCAGAACGCCGGAGGCCCTCGACGTCGCCATCCGTAAGCCCCGACGCCgtctgcagcgccgccgcccgcccttcTCCGCAGTTGATTCGGGCAGGCGAGATGCGTTGCTGCTGCTTGTGGCTTCTGATTGGAGGAAGGAGAGAAGCTGGTTGCTTTGTTGGAGGGAGAGCAAGCTGCTGGTGCAGGAGAGCAGGACCATCCACGGCTACGGCAATGGCAGTGGTGCGGTTTGTTCCGGCAAATCCTTGGCCGTGGAGAAGCTTGATTTGCTAGGCAAGATTTTGCTAGAGGAAGCACCCCCACCGCAGCACGCCGTGCAGGTCCCGGTGCGGCGTCCTCTCCGCCACCAGCGCACCCTGTCGCCGGCGCCTGCCAACCGCCATGGAGGAGCTCGGCCAGCTTCTCGCGCGAGACGACCGTGAGGTGAGGCTCCCTAGTTTTGCCTTTTGCGTACACCACGGACCGGTCCTCGCGGCcgtgcagccgccgccgtgTTTTTAATGATGCTGATGAAATCTAGTTCATGATGATACCCTCTTTTACAAAACTTGATCAAAAAGGTTTAGAACACACCCTGCGTGATCCATGGTTCCCACCATTTCCTCTGACGACACAACACAGTTTCAAGCGAGCTAGCAAGGCTAACAAAGAAAGTCATAAGTTCACCGGAAAATTATCATTTCGTAAGTTTTGCAGGGCAAGTATGTAAGCAGACCCTTTTAAGATGACTACATGTTTGGTTCTGAATATACATCTTTAGAGCTTCGTTTTGCATATCATGGGAAAAGTAGTACAGATATATTGGGACAGCATACATAAGCCGACAGGTTCAGGTGTTGTCAAACTGTCGCTATGTTTCACGCTAGAGCAATAGAGATTGGGATACATCAGCCAAGCAGAAACAAACAAGAGATAAGGCAGGCGCAGAAATATATCATTGGGAATTACAAACACCGTGTGATTGCCAACGACTGAGGCTTGTACACTTAAGCGTCAATAATATACAGCAGGACAGCACCTTAACAGCTCCAGGCCAGGACTCCTAGTACCAACAACTGCTGAACAAAGTGATCAACTAAAACGTCGCCTATTCGACTGTATAAAGTCACCTAACAGGAAATACCGGCTTATCTACTGAAAGACAATGGTTCGGTGGGGGTCATCTCTGCACAACTTTATATATCCGGGGCAAAGCGGGGAACGATGAGGAGAAGCTGCCCCGATCATACTAAAAAAGCCTCCTCTGAAACTAGCTCAGCAGCTCCATCGAAAAACTGAGCAACACGCCTGGACTATGGCACACTTTATTTCAAGCCAGCAATCTCAGCCCTTGCTTGGTAATTGGGTGGTGGCTCATCGCTCAAATTTCTAACTTGCCTAGTTATAAATTTTTACAGGTCTCTCAAATGAATGCCGGTTCTGCACAATGAACAGAAATAAACATTACAGATCCACCAAGAAATATTATGAAATCAGTAGAAATGCGAATCCTTGGAAACAATGTGCTAACAAGTACCTGATTAACCGTGTGTGCCTTCCTAGGAGCTGTGTCTGGATGTTCCAGACCAAGATACTGCTCCCAAGCTCCATACATGTTTCTCTGGATAGGGTTAAATATGTCAGAAGATAAAAGTTCAGATATTAGCAAGATAAATAATAGCTACAGGCAATAGTTGCTTCAGCAAATATATGTACCTGGAACTTTGTAGCCACAAtatctgaatcttcaaagtAGTCTGGACGGCCAAGAGAAATGTATGCAAATTTCCACTGTCCAAATAATGAACATTGGTTACTACTGAATGTTAACAGGTAAATAAACACTGTAAACAATCTAACCTTGGTCAAACATTAAAAATGGTTGTATTCAAGTTGGCACTTGAGCTATCCGATTGTTCATAAAACTGAACAGCTCTGAACTAGATGGTTTTTCATGGAACTCATAAATAGTAGCCACCAGAAATCAAGATAACACTTATTAGCAACATTTCTATCCTTTTTCTTTCATGGCATAGAAATGATTTCTTAAGAATACACTTTACAGCTAATGCCGACTATCATGAACCAACGGTTGGCTTTCAGATTACCCAAGTATTGGTTCCTAAATTCCAAGAAGTACAAGGACATAAACTTAGAAATGTAACTAGATGTTCTAGCAAATGTTTTAATGGTTACTAAAAGGCAGCTTTTTGAAGGGAAAAGTGTTAGGCACTCTAGTTAGACAGTGGAGTGGCATTACCTTTGAGAAATCCTCATCTGGAACTTTAAGCTTTTTCTGTATACGTTCCTTGATAGAAGATAGGGTCTCATCCTCACGAATAACCATAAAAAAAGGTTCTCCGAAGTTCTGAACTTGCTGTTGACAGTAACGCAAATATTCAGCATATCTTTTAACTATACAAATAAATATGATATTAATTACGAAATAGCAGTACTGCCATCCCAACCATGGATAAATGATAAACTATTTTTCAGGAATTTATACAAGACACTGAGCATTATAATGTCAGACATAAGGATAACAAGTCATACATAACAGAAACTTATGAAAGGACCAAAGCCCCAACAGGTCTCCAGGAACAGACACACATGTTAATGCAGAAAATAACTACTGTGCCTATTACTCCTATAACTCGATGCTGAAAATTAGCTAGCTCTAGagactatgcatctagacacaAGCATGAACCTGGATAAACACGTTTATTCTACAGTAACTGAGATGTTCTAAAAGTAGCACTGCGACAAACTTATCATATTTCTGAAGTACAGCAGTCCCTGAAGACCCCTTAAGTTAACATATAAATACCCAAGGGGAAATTTACTATAAAGATATACATGAATGAGATGAAAAAAGATATTGCTAGAATAAGTTTTATTTTCAAGAGATatcaaataataataataatcttAGACGAAGAAAGACAGCATTAGAGTAAAAAGAACACTTGACCAAACGTAGTATTAGGATGATAAGGTGGCAGCGTAATAAGAAGGAATAGGCACACAAATTCGACACgggtgttcgagaaaaaaaaatcaacatggATGATGGAGGCATTACCGTTTGGTTTTGAGTATCTTTTGTAAAATGATATACATGAATTAAGCGGTCAAAGGGACCAAGGTTTTTCTCCTCCTCTGGAACCTATAAAAGAGAATGCAAAATAGCCATTGATAAATAGGAGAGAGATGAACCATTCAACACCAGTATAGTTGTGAAGCATGAAATAACATACCTCCTCAGCACGCAATGTCCAGTACTGATCGTTAATGTTTTCTATCTTTTCATTTGGTGCGAAAACCTGCAGGAATTCCAAGTTAAATAACAATAGCCTCTAAAATTTGTTGGTTGTGATACATGCATAACAGAATTTATTACAACTAAGAAGCTATTAAACCAACAATGGTAGCACCTTGTATATCTTGTGATAAAAGACCTCAAGTAATCTTAGCTCAGCATTGGGATGAGACAACTCAACCTGATCGGATACAAGACAAAAGGTTAACCTCACAAATACAAAGGACTCCATAATCAGAGTATGTCAAATACAGACCACAAAATAAGGGATAATGATATACCTTCGATTTAATATCATTTAGCACATCACCAACAGTGCTGTTTTTTGGCAATCTTATACTGTGAACTGACACCTGATAAAATATGCTTTAGGGATAGAGAACATACAAAGATCAACTGTATGACTGAAAGACCCCAGGAAAATAACCTCATCTTTTGTGGCATGATGATAAGTAACTTTTAATGTCTTCAGCGCTTGTAATTCTGGAAGTGGAATGTCCAATACCTCATAGTACAAAATATCAGAAGTCTGATACATGAAAAGTCAACATGTCATTCTCCACTTTACTTTGCATAGAATCCAAttgaagagagagagaaaaatcaGTGTAGCGACCTGGTTATAGTGAATCAGCATGTCCAGTAGACGTTCAACGCCTCTGTACTTTATTGGTTGAGGCTTAGGTTGTTGCGAATAACAATTATGCGATGTAAGCCGAATTTTTGATGGATCATCCACTCCAAGTTTTTGAGCCACTTTTTCCACAACCTCATCATATGTGAAAATCTTTGACctgtacaaaaaaaaaagcaaaaaggaaaacatttaGTAGCAGTACAGAATATCACAGTTTGCTAATCACAGCATTCCACATTCTTACATCTCTAGACAAAAATCATCCTCCTTGGGCTTCTCCAGTGAACGAAAGTGGACCACCTAAATATTACAACAGAATTTATAACATGAAAAAAGGTAGGATGATGATGTCAAGATGTTAACTCGCATCCTCATGGTCAAACATTAGAGCACAATAGAGATTACAGGAAAGACAATATATAATGATCATAGAGATGCTGTACAAAgtgttattttcttttctgaagTGTAAATCATGAACTTGCTTAGTGTAAAGCAAATAGGAAGACAAAATTCATTGGTACAACGTTTTCTTTTAGATCTTTCATATATAATGGAATTCAGAATTCTAGTACATGGGACACTCCACATTACCTGTCGGTTACGTATATACACCAAAAAGGACGGGACGTCAGGGAATCTATATCGGTCAGCACTATCTGGCTTTAAAGATTTTTGAAAACAAATTATGTCGCCGTCTTCAAGCTGTGAACACAAAAGAGTCAATGTAAGAAAGCATCTCGGGAACAAGTACGATGTTAAGTTAAAACAACCTGACATTAGGTATTACCTGGCAAGATCGAAACAGAAGCCTGTTATCAATGTATTCACACATCACATTGGGATCGAACTTAATTTCCTAAAGTTGatgaaaggaaaaataaaaaacatatcATCAGGAAAAAACAGTAAAATCATGAAGCAGAAGAATGTGTATACTGCATAAAAATCGGCAGTGTAGGCTTTTTTAAGAAAGAGACTAACCTCAAAAAGTTCAATATCATCGTCTTGTGAAAAACCTGCCAACATCCTTAACTTCGGCAGAATGTCCTGTGGTCTTCCTGAAGCCTTTACAAATAGCCTACCAACATACCTGAACAATCCATTCAGCAGAAGAGTAAATATCGAACCAAAAAATCAAGTATGAGTGTATGACACAGTACTGAGTTGGAAAGTAGGAACAGTACTGCAGCTCTTCCTTTTCAGGATCATAGagtttgaagaaaagaaatatatCATCTCTGGTCTTCTCTGGAAGAGGAAGAGGCTTAAGGTCCTATGTCACCCATGAAAAAATTGAGAACAGATTATCAGTTTCAAACCATATGAACAGATTTGGTAAAATGAAAGGCGTTAAATTGTAGGCTTGTTTGGTTCATATCTAACAATGCTAAAGCAAGCCACATTATTTTCTGCTTAACTTGCCTACAGTGCAGCTTAGAAAATGAATGTCATAGTCATCCTTGCCTATTTCCACAAATCTTTATGCCTATTATGTGAGGCCAGCTGGAAACAAGTTCAGCACGCAATACTTATGACTAGCAAGTAAACACTAGTGACTAGACGAGTATGAACAAACTTGCCCAAGGGAGATGTGGCAAGCTTTGGTTTATAACCCTCCACAACGGAATCAATAAAAGCTCATAGGAAAGAAGATATTACCAGTCCAAGTTCAACTTCCAAGAACAATTTCAGTTCAGCATTGTGGGCCTTGTTCACCAGTTCCTTTAACTGCCCAACCTATATAAAATGCTCTCCTTTAGAACTGGCGTGTTCACGCACATGAAAAACAAGTATACAACTCAAACATATGCCCAAGAGTGATTAAAAGGCAAAGAAGTATCAGCTCAACAATAAATCCCACAGTACACTGGGCTCATGAGAAAACATATGGATTTTACAATGGGTAGAACAGAATCAAAGTATCTTCATTTCAATATGAATTCTTAATGTTACAGTCAGAGTGGTAGATTTATCTGAAAAGAACTCACCCACTAGTCAAATACCGATGATACATTAGCACTACTCAAGCAAAGGTGTTTCAACCATAAGTGACTCAACAAGATATAAAGGGCAACTGAGCTGAATGCACGATAGCTATTGAATACTATTCAAACCTAAGAGATTGAGGAACTTCACATCCAAAAGAAATATGTCTAAAAACATATGCATCATCAACAGTACGGGAAATCGatgattcaaattcaaatttgtgcAAATTAATATGGATTATGCAGTTTTCCAAACATGACACAAATGGTCCAAAAACAACAGGGTAACAAACTGGGGTTGATGCAAATCTGCAAGTCTATTCTGTTAGTCAAATTGCTAGCCATAGTGCAGCACAATATAATGACACACAAAAGCACTACAGAGGTGTAACTATGTCTAGGCATCCTTCAATCCAATTAAATGTGTAATGAAATCATCTTACAGTGTGTGCTTCGTCTTGAGGAGACAATGGTCGGTTGGGTCGGTAAGTATGGTTTTGCCGCTTGGCCCACAGCCAAAATCGTTGAAACTGTGTAGGAATACCAAACTCCTTCGCAACCTCCTCCTGTAAAGCACTTCATAGATTAGTAATCAGTATACCAACTAGGAGATTCTCTTTTAACAAGCAAGTAAGGTCATTCTAACAGCAGTGCACATGATTCGCACATAGATTCATTAGATTGACTATAGGCCTAGTAGACCAACCATCAAAATAATTCCTTGAAGCTGTAAAAGGGGATAGCAAAAACAAACTATTATTGTGCCATTTCAAGCTTATGTGCACTTCTTAAATCTTGAACTATGAACATAAGTTGGTCTACCAGAGATAAACTTAAGAGTGCTTTTTAATCTAACATTAATGCGTGGCATCACTGGTAAGCCTACTTAAGTCCTTGAGTAACAACAAGCAAATTGATTCCTTTTGACAGGAATATGCCAAGATACACCATCACGTCATGTGATTACCTTGAATTGAGCAAAGGTCATCTGCTTTTGGATGCGGAAGCTTGGGACTTTATCATGATCAACAAGATCAAAATATATGTCTTTCCCTATCTGAGCTTTTAAGTCATCATCCCTCGCGACCTATATAATAGGATGAGCATAAGatatcaaaacaaaataaaaaaataaaaaaaaatgctgaAGCAAGGGCAACTCATGTTATATGCAAGAAGGTTGACTAAAACACCTTGATGATGGTATAGAGGTGTGCCTCAGctttctcctttttccgccGCTCCTTCTCTTCACGGTCTTTTTCCAATCTAATCTGAGAGCAGATGGAAGTATTAGAGCCTACAAAAGAAGATACCCTGAAACTCAAATCTTAGGGTACAACTTACCCGAAGATGCTCTGCTATGTCTTTCTCATCCACATTACAAATAATTTTGTCCTTGTCACTTTCACGGATGTACACAAGCATATATGCATTTGAATATTTAGTAAATTTGAAAGGAGTGTTGTTTAATCCAGGATTTGTCTGAGGTAGCTGCAAAACGAAATTGATCAGCTCAGTGTTTATAAGATACTGAATAAAAAAATGTGGCCTCGGAAATTGTAAAATACCTCCTCTTCACCACCATATTGCTCTTCCAGTGCCTTCTTTGCATCTTCTTTTGTTACACGCTCATCATCAAACTTGAACCTGGAAAATTTTACCTCCAGTGAATACTTAACATGAACAAACGAACTTGTTGCCAAAGAAGTATGTGCAAGATGTTCCCACAAGTGTGTTAATTTTTGCATAGGATCATAATAAATCATATTCTTTTTTAAATAGAAGGAAATCAGCCATACCACTGGTCAGAAAGGGTAGGTCGTATGAAAGCATAATAATGTCCACCATGAACACCACCGCTATGGACAAGAACACTGTAAGAGCACAACTTTTATTAGCTGCACTGATACAAAAACAATAACAGAAATGCATCATCATGGAAAAAATTAATGACAGAAATGCATCATGGAAAAATAATAACAGAGATGCATCATCATGAAAAAACcttttaagttttaactagACCATTTAGCATCTCTTTTCATTGTAGCACTAGAGCCCCAATTTTATTAGCCATGGCTGTTTATCTAATAAACAAGTACATGTATCGTTGCTTGAATTCAGCTAAAAACAAGCAAGACATGACAATAACTATGTTCaggtcaacatcatctttgtcATTAGCAGAGTCCAGAACAGGTCATATCGGCCAGAAATTCACAAACATCGCTTGGCAACTTATAGCCAGTATATTAATGCTTGGCATCTCCAACTACTGAGATTTGAAATATTAATGCATGCAAGTAAACAGAAAATAATTGAAAGATATCTCACTGACCTGTGAAGGGTGTAAAGGTTCCGCACATTCCTGTCAGCATCAGGAGATAAATATTTTCCGTCATCTCTATCAAGATCCAATTGAAGTGGGAATTCATAGCGATCGTTAATCTGTGGTTCAAAACAGATGGTAAGCATCCTTAAAAGGCTACAAATTAAAATATGGAAGGTAAAATGTCACACAGCACATTAAAGTTCATAAATTTCAGCACATATAAACACATTTTTTGTTTATGCATTTGTGCATACAAACAAAATCCCAAGTACTATGTTCACATGcagaacaaaagaaagaaaaatgtatAATCACAGGTGGTGAGTGTAGGATATCATAAACTATACGATCATAATCATAAACTTGTTTTCGCGCAACTTACATGACCTAACATTTTCTGTGTCTGGATTTCAAGAAGTTTTTTTATCCTTTTATCCCCTTTTCTTTACTCTCGTTGGGTATAATCTCTAGCCTACCTAAGCTTGCTTGTAAGAAATTATGTTGTTTGAAATGTGAAAATGCACCTTCTGgaaagtacatatgaacctaaaTTCAGGGTTGCATTTTCTAAAAGGGAAA from Setaria italica strain Yugu1 chromosome II, Setaria_italica_v2.0, whole genome shotgun sequence encodes the following:
- the LOC101755061 gene encoding ubiquitin carboxyl-terminal hydrolase 12; protein product: MTTSPPPPPPAEQQQQQQEEEEVLVPHQELPNGTQPMEVVPAEPAATVENQQIEDPPISRFTWTIENLSRVSTKKLYSEVFVVGGYKWRILIFPRGNNVEFLSMYLDVADSGVLPYGWTRYAQFSLSVVNQIHNKFTIRKETQHQFSARESDWGFTSFMLLGELYNPSRGYLVNDTCIVEAEVAVCKVVDYWSYDSKKETGYVGLKNQGATCYMNSLLQTLYHIPYFRKAVYHMPTTENDMPSGSIPLALQSLFYKLQYNDSSVSTKELTKSFGWDMHDSFMQHDVQELNRVLSEKLEDKMKGTVVEGTIQQLFEGHHMNYIECINVDFKSTRKESFYDLQLDVKGCQDVYASFDKYVEVERLEGDNKYHAEQHGLQDAKKGVLFIDFPPVLQLQLKRFEYDFMRDTMVKINDRYEFPLQLDLDRDDGKYLSPDADRNVRNLYTLHSVLVHSGGVHGGHYYAFIRPTLSDQWFKFDDERVTKEDAKKALEEQYGGEEELPQTNPGLNNTPFKFTKYSNAYMLVYIRESDKDKIICNVDEKDIAEHLRIRLEKDREEKERRKKEKAEAHLYTIIKVARDDDLKAQIGKDIYFDLVDHDKVPSFRIQKQMTFAQFKEEVAKEFGIPTQFQRFWLWAKRQNHTYRPNRPLSPQDEAHTVGQLKELVNKAHNAELKLFLEVELGLDLKPLPLPEKTRDDIFLFFKLYDPEKEELQYVGRLFVKASGRPQDILPKLRMLAGFSQDDDIELFEEIKFDPNVMCEYIDNRLLFRSCQLEDGDIICFQKSLKPDSADRYRFPDVPSFLVYIRNRQVVHFRSLEKPKEDDFCLEMSKIFTYDEVVEKVAQKLGVDDPSKIRLTSHNCYSQQPKPQPIKYRGVERLLDMLIHYNQTSDILYYEVLDIPLPELQALKTLKVTYHHATKDEVSVHSIRLPKNSTVGDVLNDIKSKVELSHPNAELRLLEVFYHKIYKVFAPNEKIENINDQYWTLRAEEVPEEEKNLGPFDRLIHVYHFTKDTQNQTQVQNFGEPFFMVIREDETLSSIKERIQKKLKVPDEDFSKWKFAYISLGRPDYFEDSDIVATKFQRNMYGAWEQYLGLEHPDTAPRKAHTVNQNRHSFERPVKIYN